ATTGATCAACGAGTGAGCGAGGAGGTGCAGTGTGAACCGAGACCGGGCGGCCCGAGCAGGATCACGTTCTCGCGCGCGTGGAGGAAGTCGAGCTGGCCGAGGTGCTCGATCACGGTCTTCTTGACCGAGCGCTGGAAGGTGAAGTCGAACTCCTCGAGCGTCTTGCGAGCGGGGAAGCGGGCGGCGCGGATGCGGCCATCGCCGCCGTGCGCCTCGCGCGAGGACTGCTCGGTCGAGAGCAGCGCCTCGGCGAAGCGCTCGTAGCTCCACTCCTCCGAGCGGGCGCGCTCGGCGAGGTTCGGCAGCGCCCTGGCCGCCGCCGGCGCCTTGAGCGCCCGGAACAGGTGCGTCAGCTCAGAACTGGTGCTCATGCGATCAGCCGGTCGTAACGCTCGAGCGGACGCTCTTCGACCAGCAGCTCCGGCTCGGGCTCGCCGCGGCGCCCGCGCAGCGCGCGGGCGTGCTCGAGCGCCGTGATCGTGCGGTGCTTGGCGAAGCTGCGCTCGTGCCGGCAGGCGATCTCGCCCGTGTCGAGCGCGACCGCCGTGATCTCGCGTTGGCTCGCGCGGACCTCGACTCTGCGCCCGACGAGGTTCGGGTCGAGCGAATAGTCGTTGGTGTCGAAGCGCAGATGCGGATCGGGCGGCACCCTGACCACCCAGCGGCGGTCGACGTCGGGCTCCCTGGCGGGCAGCGCCCGCATCAACTCGCGCTCCTCGAGCAGCCGGTCGATCGGACGACAGCGCAGCGTCTTGTGCACGCGCGCGTTCGCCTTCTCGAACCAGGCGTCGAGCTGCAGCTGATAGTCGAGCTCGTTGGCGTAGCAGCGGCCCGGCTCGAAGTTCGTCTCCATGTAGCCCTGGAGGCGCTCGACACAACCCTTCGCCTGCGGATCGGCGGGCTCGCAGAAGTGCCAGTCGACAGGCAGGCGGCCGCAGAAGGCAGCATAGACGTCGGTCGGGCGGCCGCCGCCTGCGTGCAGGCAGCCCTCGCGGTCCCAGACCATCAGCTCCGGCAGCGCGCCCAGCGACCACAGGCAGCGACCCATGCCAAAGAGCACGTCTGGCGCCTCCTTGCTGAAGATCAGCGCGCCGGCGCCCGCGCGCGAGTAGCCCAGGCAGGAGACGACGACCCAGCCCCGGCGGGTCTGGCCGTGACCGACCGGCACCGGCACAGAGGGCTCCCAGAGGTCGAACTGGCAGATCTCCCCAGGCCGGTAGAGCGTGCGCTGATGGGTGCGGACCCGCTTGAACAGCGGGCGCACCTCACGCAGGTAGTCATCGACGATCGTCTTTGAACCACCGAAGCCGAGCGGCTCGATCAGCTCGCGCACCCTGACCCCGGTCAGTTTCGCGTCCCCGCGCAGCAGCTCGTGAATCTCGTCCTTAAACGGGTCGAGCTTCGACGGCCGCTCCGGGCAACGAAACACCGGCGGCTCGTCCGAGCGCAACGCAACCCGGATCGTGTTGCGCGCCAGCCCCGTCCAGCGGATCAGCTCCTTGATCGAGACGCCGCGAACGAAGTGCTCCCTGCGCAGCTCGGCCCAGCGCTCCACCTCAAGCACGAACCCTTCTCCCGGTCTCGGTGACAACAACCGAGCCAGGCTCACCACGCCCCCGGACACCTCCGCCACCGCCCGAGGGGGGACAAATCTCAACCGGCGAAGGGGGGTCAGCTTTTCACCGGCGCCGACACTCGTGTAGTTAGCCGGTTCCGCAGAACTGCCACCCTAGGCATGTGACCACTAGCCCGAGGCCGCGTCGAGCGTCCTCGGGGCCAGCGCCGGTGCTCCCTTTCGCGGAGGGTGTCGCATAAACCGGCTGTTGTGAGGGTCTTTTCGTCTGACCCGATCGGGACGATTGGCTGGTTCCCGAGGTGAGGTGAGCAGTGGCCCAGAACTTCCTTCCGTGCGACCGCGACCAGGAGCTGCTGTTGCCACCGAGCTTGCGTGACTGGCTGCCTGAGGATCACCTTGCCTGGTTTGTGCTCGACTCGGTCGCCGAGCTCGATCTCCGCGCCTTCTACTCGGCCTATCGCTCTGATGGCTGGGGCGCGGCCGCGCACGACCCGCAGATGATGGTCGCGCTGCTGCTCTACGCCTACTCGATCGGTGTGCGCTCGGCGCGTGGGATCGAGCGCCACTGCGTAGAGGACGTGGCGTTCCGCGTCATCACCGCAAACCAGATCCCCGACCATGCGACGATCGCGCGCTTTCGCGCCCGCCACGAGCAGGCGATCTCAGAGCTGTTCACGGGGGTGCTGTCGCTGTGCGCGCGGGCGGGGCTCGTCAAGGTCGGGATCGTCGCGATCGACGGCACGAAGATCGCCGCCGCCGCGACCCACCACGCGAACCGCAGCTACGAGCAGATCGCC
The genomic region above belongs to Thermoleophilaceae bacterium and contains:
- a CDS encoding ATP-binding protein, producing the protein MSTSSELTHLFRALKAPAAARALPNLAERARSEEWSYERFAEALLSTEQSSREAHGGDGRIRAARFPARKTLEEFDFTFQRSVKKTVIEHLGQLDFLHARENVILLGPPGLGSHCTSSLTR
- the istA gene encoding IS21 family transposase — translated: MLEVERWAELRREHFVRGVSIKELIRWTGLARNTIRVALRSDEPPVFRCPERPSKLDPFKDEIHELLRGDAKLTGVRVRELIEPLGFGGSKTIVDDYLREVRPLFKRVRTHQRTLYRPGEICQFDLWEPSVPVPVGHGQTRRGWVVVSCLGYSRAGAGALIFSKEAPDVLFGMGRCLWSLGALPELMVWDREGCLHAGGGRPTDVYAAFCGRLPVDWHFCEPADPQAKGCVERLQGYMETNFEPGRCYANELDYQLQLDAWFEKANARVHKTLRCRPIDRLLEERELMRALPAREPDVDRRWVVRVPPDPHLRFDTNDYSLDPNLVGRRVEVRASQREITAVALDTGEIACRHERSFAKHRTITALEHARALRGRRGEPEPELLVEERPLERYDRLIA